GGACGTCAGAGTCGTAGTGCATCTGCTTCGTCGGCACATGCCAGTAGAACTGCTGGGGGCCGGAACCGTCGCCGCGGTCGTAGCGGACCGGCCGGACGTCCTCCGGCAGCAGGATGTGGATCGCCCGCGGGCGGAACGTGCCCGGCTCCCGCTCGATCCGTGCGTACGCGTTACCCGTGTGCGTCACGTGAAAGTACAGCGTGCGCCAGAACGTCGTCGCGTTCTGATACGCGTTCGGCCGGCGGTTTAGCAGCCGGTCCAGCCGGTGCGTCCCGTCGATCTTCGTCCCTCCCTTGCGCACGCTACGGCCGAAGCTGGCCAGGTTGCTCGACAGGAACTCGATCGCCCGCCTGTACGCGGGGATCGTGAGCGCGGAGTAGCAGTTGATCAGCGTAGATCGGATCGATTGATTGCTGAAGCCGCCTTGGTCGTCTAGGACTTGGATTCCGTTGCTCATGTGGCGAAGACCTGCACCTTCTTCTTGGCAATCGGGAACGCGTGTTTGCGCGCTTCCGTCAGCGCGGTCACCAGCGCCGAGATGCCGTCGACCTTCTTCCCGCGCGTGCCGGCGTACTTTTCCTTGGCGTTGGGCTTGATCACGCGAATGGCGCCGTAGCTGTTGGTCTCGATCTGCGCGTTCTCGGCACAGAACCGCAGGACGTCGTTTGGCTCGACGACGATCGAGCGTTCCTTCAGCCGGCGGTCGAGCTCGAAGCAACCGGGGGACGTCGTGAACCCCTGGGGCACCGTGACGCAGGTGATGCGGGCCGCCTCCAACATGGCGACCGTCTCATCGGCGCGGTACGTGTCGTAGCACACGGCCTTGATCTTGTTCGACTTCCCGATCGTGATGATGTGCTGCGCGATCTCCTGACGCACGGCGGAACTGATCGTGTCCTCATCGAGCAGCACGATGTGGCCCGCCGTCGCCCACGCCGCGTATGGGACGGCGTTCTTCTCCTCGTACCGCTTGGCCGTCTTCCGCGGCATCCAAAACTTCGATTTCACGTAGAACCGTTCGGCCGTGACGCCCACGGTAACGACGCCGCATAAGTCGTCGCTCTGGGCCAGGTCCATGCCGATGTAGACCTCGCAGCCGTCGGGCGTCGGATCGGACGTCGCCGACTGCGACTCGTCCCAGATCAGCATGTCGAGCCACGGACCGTCCCCGCGCGTCAGCCATTGTGAGAGGAATAGCCGCCGGTACCGGGATTCGCCGTCGTCCGAGTCGCGCCCCTTGTCCAGTTCCTTCTTCAGGTCCTCAAACGTGATGATCGTGCCCAGTGAAGGGTTAGCGGCCTTGGCGGCCGCCTCGCTCGTCCAGTCCATCGCCTCGTCCGCGGCGTAGATCACCGGCAGCAGTGACTTGTCCTGGCTCTTTCCCTCCAAGACGGCCACGGCCCGCTTGTGCAGCTGCCACGCAAACGAGCAATGGTTGCTCCCGGCGTTGGTCGTGACGAGCGTGAGCGGCTGGCGGCGCTTGGTCATGTTGGCGGTCAACGTGTCGTAGAGCTTCCCGTTCGGCCACTCGTGCGCCTCGTCCATCAGCAGCACCGACGGCCGGAAGCCGTGGCGGCCCTCGGCGGTGCCACTCAGGACGGTCCATTTCGAGTTATTCGGGGCTCGGATCTCGAACTGCTTCGGGTCGCAGGCCTTCTTCAGCGCGGCGTGGGCGGCGACGAACTTCTTGCCCGCGTCCAGCGTGAGGTACGCTTGCTGGAAGTCGGTCGCGGAGCTGATCACGTGGGCGCCGGGCTCGTGATCGGCCAGCAGGCAGTACATGCCGCACAACGCTAGCAGCGGCGTCTTGCCCGCCCCCTTGGCGGTCAGCAGCCACAGCTCCTTGAACCGCCGACGGCCGTCGGCGCGCCGCTTCCAGCCGAACAGCGGGCGGATGACGTTTTCCTTCTGCCAATCCAACAGGTCGAACGGCAGGCCGGCCCACTGCCCCTCGTAGTGGCGCAGGAACTTCTGCGCGAAGCGGATCGGCCGGTCGGCCGCCTCCGCGTCAAAGTAGAATTCCGCGTCCTCCTTCAGTTCAAGGACGCCCGGCACGCGAGGCCTCCGCTTCGACGATGTTGTGACACGGTGGGCAGACGCTCATCAGGTTTTCCGGATCGGTGCGCTCGGGCGGCGTGCACTGCGCCAGCGGCTTCTTGTGGTGAACGTGCGACGCGAACACGCGCCGGCACCGTTCGCAGACCGGGTCGCGGGCTAGCTTTCGCCCACGCGCTCGTTTCCACTCCGCCGAGTCGTAGAACTGCTTGGCGGCGGGGTTTCGCTGGTGCTGGTCGTAGAACCGGTCGCGTTGCCGTCGGGCCTCGCGTCCCTGCTGTGTGTGTTCATCGCAGTAGTCGCCGCGCCGCACGACGTACGCGGTGCACGTGGGGTGGCGGCAAGGGGCGCTGGGCATCGTGGTGCCTCGATCACGTTCAGGCGGGCGAACTGGCCGTACGCAGCGATTGCGGCCTCGTTGTAGGCTTCGGCCGCTCGAAGCTCATCGCTGAACAAGCCCAGGTGTCGCGGCGCGCCATCGACGACGATCTGCGCACGCCAACGGCCTCGCTGGCGGTGCCATGACACGCCCTTGTAGGCCGACGTGCATCGCTTCAGCATCTTCTTGCACCGAGCCGCGCACTGCGCGCGGTCCTTGGGGCGGAGATTCGCCCTTCGGTTGTTCAGTGGATCGTCGTCAATGAAATCGATGTAGACGTCGCGATCGGTTAGGCCGAGGATGACGCGGCCCATCGTGAGCCGCTTTTGGTGCTTCTTGCCGGAGCCGGGCTTGTGCGTCAGGACGTGCAGCTTCCCCTGGTGTCGGGTGACGTGCCACTTGTATTGGGACACCAAGGCGGCGTCGGCCACGTCGACCAGCGCGGCGAGACCCTGGGTGAGTTGTACTGTGAACATCAGAATTCCCCGATCCCGCCGGCGTCCGGCGACCCGGCGCCCTTGCCGCGTGCCGCCGGCGTTAGTCCCATGTCGTTCAGCATCTTGTTCAGCATCACGGCCGTGGCCTTCTGCACCTTGAAGAACGGGTTCTCGCCGACGACGCCGTTCGAATGTTTGATGACCGGCCCGAACTGCTCAACGTGTCGCGACGCGACCTGATGTGTCGCCCAGGTCCTCACGTAGATGCTGATCATTGCCCGATCGGTCTTGTCGAGACGGCCGGCCGCTTCCATCTCCTCGATGACGCGCTCCCATTCCAGCAGCGCCTCGCCGTCCAAGTCATCCGGCGCAGCCGGGCGGTTTGTGGTTTCTGTGCTGCTCACCAGTTGGCCTGAATACTTCCTGCACCATCCAGCGGCGGTGGAACGCGTACAGCCGGGGACAGCGCGTCAGAACGAACTGTTCAATGTTCTGGCAACTCCGCAGGTTGGCCGACGACTCGCACACGTAACGGGCGCCGCCGGTCATGCGGACCACGATCAGCTTGCAGTGGGTCCGGATCGCCTTGACGCGCTGGCCTCGCTTCAGCAGCTCCGGCACGACGGCGTCGTAGATCCCGTTCGACGTCTTCTCGAAGTAGTAGGAAACCAACAGCGACACGCGGCGCACGTGACGTTCGTCCAGCATTCCACACAGGTCAGCGCCGTTCTGCTTGCTGAAGCCGAGCGTCGCCAGGTACAGGTCGGCGATCGCCTCGCCCTTGTGTCGTTCCAGCAGCGCCGGCACCAGGTCAAATAGCGCGTAGCGCCCGCTGATGATCCCGTGAAGGCTCTGGCCCTCCTTCGGCAGCCGCTTCAAGTGGCGATACGCGTCAGGATTTGATCGGTAATCCAAGAACAGCCGCCGCGACGGCGTGCGGATCATCGCCCGGTCCGCAGACAGCTTGGCGGCGACGTCGATCTCGGGATGCGATTCGGTGTCGAAGTCGGGCTCATCGCCCCACGGCTGCAGCAGGTCCTTGCCGATGTCGTCGACGCTGGCGATGTCCTGAAGGGCGGCCGCGTCGAGCGATCTCACCTGGGCGAACGGGTCGGCGGGCATGGGCTGAGTTTTCGTTGCGGGGGGATACCCCCCTCTGCGGACGGTTCACAAAAAATGCGACAGACCACCGTTCGGTCGGGACGGGGTGGGGTCATTTTTCCTAAAAAGCACCCCCCGGCACCCCGCCATTCTGGCAGCACGGTAAAAAATGCCCACGACGGCGGCACGTTACCCGCCGTCGTGGGGCTCCGGAGTGGGGCCCTCGGCCACGCTGGTAGGGCCGACGCCTACGCAACATGGATCGGACACGCGTGAATCAGGTGGTGGAACGGGTCGCGGCAAAAGCGCTCCCCTCTACCTATAAGCGTGAGATTTAAGGTTTCTGTAAACAGCGGCGAACGCGTAGCGCCAATGGCACTTATGATGGCCTACCACTGCGGCCAACCTTCCGCCTGCGAGCACGTCGACGCCGCCGCCTGCGTGGCTGCTGCTGACGCACGGCCGGCCCGTGCTGTCGCTCAATGGCGCCTTCACGTTCGCGACGGTGTCGCTCGACCGTGCGCGGGTTTGCGTTGCGCCACGCCGCGTAGATCGCGCTGACGATGTACGGGTTTCCCCTGCCGCCGAGCGTGTCCTGCTCTGGGTCGGCTTGGTAAGCGCGACGGATGTCGTCGAACACCCGATGGCGATCGTCGCGTGACTCCTGGGCGGCCAGGTAGAGCGCAAGCCGTCCCGGCCGTGGTCCGAGGATGATGTGCTCGGGCACGTCGTTACGCGCTCGCTGTGACCGAACCGGCTTCGGCTCAGGTAGGCGATTTGCCAGGAAGCTGTGTCGGATGTCGGCCAGCGCCATACTGATGGCCGGGATCGTCACGTTACGCAGGACCGCCAGCTCCTGCTGTGAGAACCCGCGCACGTAGTGATCGACCAGGAGCGAGCAGCGTCGGCGGGTGAAGGTGCTGGTGAGGCGCAGCACGGCGTCGCGGTCTATGGAGAACATCAACGCGAACGAACACCGGCCGTACGGCCATCGGTCCGACGGCATCTCGTAACTGCTGTCGCCCATGATGCCGCGCGAGTAGTCGATGCCCGGCTTGAACGAGACGCCAATCGCCCTGCGACCATCGGCCGGCCTGTTCGGTTGGTCTCGCGTTGCTCGTCGTTTGCTGCTTGCCATTCCTTCTGATTCCTTCGGCGTTGAGGCTACAATCGACGTCGCACCCCGTTGGACTCTGACGTTCCATCATCCGCTTCACCGCCGCGCGGCAAACGGTCTCTCCCGGCCGGGCGTCGGTGCACGCCCATGAACCTGTCACTTCCCCTCACACACCGGCTGAAGTTCGAAGCTCAGGCCGCCACGCTCGGCATCAAGCCCAGCGAGTTACTTCGCCGTTGGATCGATGAGCACGATCGCAGCGAGCGCCTCACGCGCTCCGGGACAGCCGGGCCGGAGTCGTTTCGGGGCAGCAACCCTCTCCCGTTCACTTGACGGGGTCCCTTGACTTGCACCGCGGGCTACGCGGACGCGGCGGGCGGGCCAGCTCACCGTAGATCTGCGGCGCGTCGATCGACGGACCGAGTTCGACACGCGCCCGGCGCGATAGACCCTCAGCAAGCGCCCGGACGGCTTCCTGTGCGGCCCGCGCTAACCGAGCGCATCGCGTTTGTCGACCATAACGCGTGGCGGCGGCGGTCTCGACGTCGAGCAGCGCCCTGGCGGCGGTCGTGATTGCGCGGGCGGTCGCGTCGTGAAACTTTCGGCGATCGTCTGTCATCCTGAGGTACTCCGAAGGATCTCTCCGTTATCTCGCGGCGTGCTGGGCGGCTTTTCGCGCCGCTAGAAACGGGACGATCATGGGCCACTCGCAAAGCTGATAACCGCCCTCCTCGCCCATGCGGCGCAGCAGCTTACCGCCCATGTCGGCGGCGAGGGCTTCAGAGCTGAGGTTTGTGATCATCAGCGTCGCCAGTTCATTGCCGTAGCGATGGTCCAGCAGATCGCCGAACACGGCATCCTCGCGCGGCGTTGCACTTCGATCTTGGACCTCGTCTATCACCAGCAGGTGAGCGCGCTCGAACTTCCGACGCACCGCCATCTTTCGATCCCAATCGGCGGTGGTGAGCTCGTCGATCATCCGCCGGGCCGTGGTGTAGAAAGCGTGGCGACCGCGAACCGTGTAAGCGCGGATCAACCCGCTGGCCAGGGCTGTTTTGCCGATACCCCGCGACCCGCCGATCGCGAGGAAGAACGGCGAACCGGCAATGTCCGACAGCTTGCGGGCGGCGGCGAGGTAGTCGGGCGGCAGATCCCGGTCGAGCTGTTCCAGGTCGATCGACAAGTATCGCTCGGGCACGCCCCGCGCCAGCATCGACGCGTTGATGGCCCTCCCTCTCTCCGCGGCGATCTTTTCGTCGTTCTCTGTGGGTGGCGCTGAGCCCAGCACGCTCCGAAGAAATGCTTCGTTCATCGTCGGGCGCAGCGGGCGGGGTGCGGTCCGCGCAGCCGGTTCATCGGCCGCCGCCGGCGGGGCATTGGCGAGCCAATCGATCTTGCTGCGCAGCGTGTCGAGCGTCTCACCCGGCTTGAGCTGCAGCAAGGTCCGCAGCGCGTCCGACCTCATCTCCGCCGAGCTTAGTGACGGGGAGGGCTGGGGTTTGGTCTTTGTGGAAGCCTCGGCGCGCCTCTTCCTCTTTGCGGGTTTCTTTGAACCGTCCATTGTTGCTCCCGTGATTTGTTCGCGGCTCGAAAATGCCTTGCCACGTATTCGCGATGCTGGTCTCGATGGCGTCGACCGCCCGTTGCGGCCCCCATCCGGCCAGCTTCTTTAGCTGCTTCTCGGCTGACATTGGCCCGAGCGGTTTTTTCATCTGCTGGCGGTACTCAATCCACTCGCCCCACGCTTGGCGAAACTCCGACGTGTCGAGCACGGCCGGAATCGGTGCGTTGTCGCATGATGGTTTTGGTCGCAGCGCGCGGCTGTTGTTGTTCTCTTTGTTGTTCTTTGAGTTGTTCTTAGTTGTTCGGGGGACGGTGCGCGGCCCGGTTGAGGGTCGCTGAGCGGCCCGGTTGCAGGGTCGCCCACCGTCCCGGTTGAGGGTCGCTGAGCGGCCCGGTTGGCCGCCCCCGTTTTGCTCGGCGTCCGGGACGTTCACCGTCCCGGTTGAACCGGGCCGCTCACCGTCCCGGTTGGGAACCGACAACCGGCGCAGTACGACGTTGCGACCGTGGCTATCCACCCGCCGCACGAGGATGCCTTTATCCTCCAGACGCTGCACGGCCTTTCGCGTCCGGTTTAGGTTCTTGCAGCCGACGTCGTCGGCGATCGACTCGATGCTTGGATAAGCGTCGCCAGTGAGGTAGTCGGATCGCGACACGAACACCAGCAGGACTTTGGATTCCAGCTCGGTCATTGCGTGCAGGTGCGTTCCGTCGATGATCGCCCGCAGACGGTCGAACGTGTTGACTTCGATAGTCCGAAACAGCGGCGGTACCTCGTTCACCTACCTCCGCCCTTCTCCCCCGCCGCAGTTAGATGGCCGTTGAGACAGTGCAGCTTCATAGACCCACCTTGGCCAGGTACGCAGCGGTGCCGTCGTCGGCGACGCCGTTCGGATTCCCGGCCTCACCGACAGGAATCCCAGCTTCGCTCATGCGTTCGACGAAGCGCCGCAGCGCGGCCTCGCTCGTCACGAGCGTGTCGCCCATGCGGATTGCTTCAAGACGAACGCCCCGGATGCCGCGCGCGTGAAAACGCCTGATGCTGCTGAAGCTGAACGGCGAGCCCGTCTTTGGGTTGACGAACCAATCGACCTTGCCGTGCGCGACGGCAGACAGCGGGTAGAGAGGCCTTTCGCTCGCGGGGTCAATGGGCATGCGATACCTCCACACGCTCCGCCGGCGCCGTTGCCCCGCACTGCGCTCGCTCTAGAATGGCGGCCTCGACGGCGACGACGTCGAACAGCAACTGTCGTCCAGCTTTTACGTGAGGCAGTCGGCCAGCTTCGGCTTCGCTACGCAGCCACCCGACCGGCACGCGAAGGCGCCGAGCGAGTTCGGAAACGTTCGCAAGTCTCGATTGCGATTCCATTCCCGCATTATGAACTGTGGGCAAAACGCTAGTGGGTAGTTAACGGGTAATCAGAAGGTAATCAGAGGGAAGATCGGGCGTTTTCTGGCACTTTTCAGATGGAACGGTCAACTGCGGTTGACTGTTTCAACCGTTATGGCTGTCCCCGAGCACGCCGCGCCCCTTGTCGGTCAGGTAGACGCCACCCCGGTCGGTGAGTCGCCGCAGGTAGCCCAGATCAATTAAGCGGCGCACGCGGACCCCGCACGTTTTCGGCGAGCGCCTCACCCTCGTGGCGAGGTCTACCACCGTCAATGCTGATGGGGATGAAGCGACCGCCTGCAGGATCAATAGATCTTCCTTGTCGATCGCAGGGGCGACGGGCGGTTGCACGGCGACGGCAGCTGGCGGGTTCTGCTCTTTCGGTAACGGCTCGGCAGCTGCCACCGGACGCGCGGCTTCTAAGTCGCCGTCGATTCGCTTTTCAAAAGCCTTCAACTCACGGACGAGCGCATTGCGAATTGCTTGGAAATGCTCTTCGAACGCGTCGCGATCGTCATCCGATAGGGAGAACTTGGCCGCCGCGGCTGCCAAGTAAGCCGACTTGTCTCGCGAGTGGTTGCGGAGCTCAATCTTCCACCCAAGCCAGATGGCTCCCGATATGATCCATGCCGCGTCGTGCGCGCTTTCATAGGAGTTGTTCACGTACTGCAACGGCTCGACGTTTACAGATCTGGCCGTGGCCATGAATGCCGCCTCGACGTCGGGATCAGCATCGTCAATGATGCTTCCGCACCTTTCCCTGAACCAGTCCGATGTAGACCCATCAGCTTCCAGCCAGGACACGAGCGACGATTCGAGCTCATCGTTGAAAGCAAACGTTCGATCTGGGCCGAGTGCTCTGTCCGTCATCGCGCCGCGAAGCTTGTTGTCAGCGCGGACGACTGCCGAGCTCGCATTAATAATGCTGATCTGGTCGTCGGCTGTCGCTGCCCTCGCCAGATCGTCGAGTGCCAGCACGAGCTTACGCGCCATTCCAGCCATCGTGGCGAGGCTGCCACTCAGCCACCTACCCCGATGGAAGTACTCATTAGCTTGCGCGAAGACGTCGGCTGGAACTTCTCTTGATCTGTCTGACATTGGCAACCTCGCTGGCAGACGGGCCCACGCTGGGCGGCGCGATCGAGGTCGGATCGTGCCGCCCAGGTGATTTAATCCCGCACGCTGGCCGGCGACGGGAACCCGAACAAGCATCTTACAAAGTTCAGCGTGGCAGGCGAATAGGAAGGCGCGATTTGATCTTCTGCACTTCGTCAGGATCCAGCGACGATTTCCAGAATGAAAGCCACTCATCGACAAGGTCTTGGGGAGCTCTGCCGGTTCGAACGCTCGCTTGCGCTAGGCTGAATAGCGTCTTCCCGTTCGGCCGCACTTGGACAACCTTCGCCGGGCGCCAGTAAGGCATCGGAGACGCCACATAGCCCACCTTGAAGAGCATATCTTCGATCCGGCCGGCTTTGGGAGGTGGCTCGGCTACATACTCAGCGAACTCTCTCATAAGTCGCGTGGGCGATCTGTTGGTCATGCTCGCCGCCGCCTCCAGTGTGACGATATCGTTCCCGTCTGGCTTCAGGCGGTCGTTCCGCCAGCCGACAGGCGTGACGGCGACTCGCAGATCGAAGATGCACATCGGCTCGAATTTCGACTTCGATTTAAGGGTGCGCTTCATCGCCCACCGCCGATCTCGACACGCGCCGCGTCGTTAACGTAGTCGGTTAGCAGTTCGGAAAACGTCGACCGGAACAGATCGCGTAGGCGATCGCCGCCGTCGGCGTCGCCCGTCCGTCGAAGCGCTTGCTCGACGGAAAGCACAGTCTTCCCGTTCGGCATCACCGGCCAGTCGTACTCGTCGAGCGGCCACAACGGAACGACTACGTTGCCCTCGCCGATCTCGAAAACGATCGGCAATGTCTTAGCATTGATCGCGATCACCCTGACGCCAGGCATACCGTGGTCGAGCATAGCGGCCACGTACCCCGGCGGGTCAAACTGCACGCGGATGGCCAGTTCGTAGGCCTCCCGCCGTGTGCGAACGCCAAGCCCGGCGTCGATTTCGACTTTGCCTGCCACGCGGTAGCCCGTGGCAGTCCGCTCGATCCCATCGAGCTTTTCAAAGA
This region of Tepidisphaeraceae bacterium genomic DNA includes:
- a CDS encoding ATP-binding protein codes for the protein MLQLKPGETLDTLRSKIDWLANAPPAAADEPAARTAPRPLRPTMNEAFLRSVLGSAPPTENDEKIAAERGRAINASMLARGVPERYLSIDLEQLDRDLPPDYLAAARKLSDIAGSPFFLAIGGSRGIGKTALASGLIRAYTVRGRHAFYTTARRMIDELTTADWDRKMAVRRKFERAHLLVIDEVQDRSATPREDAVFGDLLDHRYGNELATLMITNLSSEALAADMGGKLLRRMGEEGGYQLCEWPMIVPFLAARKAAQHAAR
- a CDS encoding helix-turn-helix domain-containing protein, which translates into the protein MNEVPPLFRTIEVNTFDRLRAIIDGTHLHAMTELESKVLLVFVSRSDYLTGDAYPSIESIADDVGCKNLNRTRKAVQRLEDKGILVRRVDSHGRNVVLRRLSVPNRDGERPGSTGTVNVPDAEQNGGGQPGRSATLNRDGGRPCNRAAQRPSTGPRTVPRTTKNNSKNNKENNNSRALRPKPSCDNAPIPAVLDTSEFRQAWGEWIEYRQQMKKPLGPMSAEKQLKKLAGWGPQRAVDAIETSIANTWQGIFEPRTNHGSNNGRFKETRKEEEARRGFHKDQTPALPVTKLGGDEVGRAADLAAAQAG
- a CDS encoding terminase TerL endonuclease subunit — encoded protein: MPGVLELKEDAEFYFDAEAADRPIRFAQKFLRHYEGQWAGLPFDLLDWQKENVIRPLFGWKRRADGRRRFKELWLLTAKGAGKTPLLALCGMYCLLADHEPGAHVISSATDFQQAYLTLDAGKKFVAAHAALKKACDPKQFEIRAPNNSKWTVLSGTAEGRHGFRPSVLLMDEAHEWPNGKLYDTLTANMTKRRQPLTLVTTNAGSNHCSFAWQLHKRAVAVLEGKSQDKSLLPVIYAADEAMDWTSEAAAKAANPSLGTIITFEDLKKELDKGRDSDDGESRYRRLFLSQWLTRGDGPWLDMLIWDESQSATSDPTPDGCEVYIGMDLAQSDDLCGVVTVGVTAERFYVKSKFWMPRKTAKRYEEKNAVPYAAWATAGHIVLLDEDTISSAVRQEIAQHIITIGKSNKIKAVCYDTYRADETVAMLEAARITCVTVPQGFTTSPGCFELDRRLKERSIVVEPNDVLRFCAENAQIETNSYGAIRVIKPNAKEKYAGTRGKKVDGISALVTALTEARKHAFPIAKKKVQVFAT
- a CDS encoding AP2 domain-containing protein — translated: MFTVQLTQGLAALVDVADAALVSQYKWHVTRHQGKLHVLTHKPGSGKKHQKRLTMGRVILGLTDRDVYIDFIDDDPLNNRRANLRPKDRAQCAARCKKMLKRCTSAYKGVSWHRQRGRWRAQIVVDGAPRHLGLFSDELRAAEAYNEAAIAAYGQFARLNVIEAPRCPAPLAATPRAPRTSCGAATTAMNTHSRDARPDGNATGSTTSTSETPPPSSSTTRRSGNERVGES
- a CDS encoding DUF1580 domain-containing protein, whose translation is MPIDPASERPLYPLSAVAHGKVDWFVNPKTGSPFSFSSIRRFHARGIRGVRLEAIRMGDTLVTSEAALRRFVERMSEAGIPVGEAGNPNGVADDGTAAYLAKVGL
- a CDS encoding winged helix-turn-helix domain-containing protein, which gives rise to MARKLVLALDDLARAATADDQISIINASSAVVRADNKLRGAMTDRALGPDRTFAFNDELESSLVSWLEADGSTSDWFRERCGSIIDDADPDVEAAFMATARSVNVEPLQYVNNSYESAHDAAWIISGAIWLGWKIELRNHSRDKSAYLAAAAAKFSLSDDDRDAFEEHFQAIRNALVRELKAFEKRIDGDLEAARPVAAAEPLPKEQNPPAAVAVQPPVAPAIDKEDLLILQAVASSPSALTVVDLATRVRRSPKTCGVRVRRLIDLGYLRRLTDRGGVYLTDKGRGVLGDSHNG
- a CDS encoding phage terminase small subunit P27 family; this translates as MSSTETTNRPAAPDDLDGEALLEWERVIEEMEAAGRLDKTDRAMISIYVRTWATHQVASRHVEQFGPVIKHSNGVVGENPFFKVQKATAVMLNKMLNDMGLTPAARGKGAGSPDAGGIGEF